One Streptosporangium sp. NBC_01495 DNA window includes the following coding sequences:
- a CDS encoding class I SAM-dependent methyltransferase, producing MLSIVNTEQAEAWNGYEGTHWADHQARYDAVNSGFNGCLLAAADIGDRDRVLDVGCGNGQLTRLAARRARLGDATGIDLSAPMSRRARAGAADEGVVNVTFEEGDAQVHPFPASRFDVAVSRFGIMFFADPVAAFANIGRALRPGGRLVILSLRRMEENDLGAVFAAMAEHLPSSPAPAGPGAPGPESLADPVRVREVLTGAGFEKVTSTPVEAPQVWGRDAADAAGFLGAWGPVRFILDQVDKATAARALDALTVALRPYEEPGAVRLRGAAWLTTATRP from the coding sequence ATGCTTTCCATCGTCAACACCGAGCAGGCGGAAGCGTGGAACGGTTACGAGGGCACCCACTGGGCCGATCACCAGGCCCGGTATGACGCCGTGAACAGCGGGTTCAACGGCTGCCTGCTCGCGGCGGCCGACATCGGCGACCGGGACCGCGTACTCGACGTCGGGTGCGGCAACGGGCAGCTGACACGGCTGGCCGCCCGGCGGGCGCGACTCGGAGACGCGACCGGGATCGACCTGTCGGCGCCGATGTCGCGACGGGCGCGTGCCGGTGCGGCCGACGAGGGGGTCGTCAACGTCACCTTCGAGGAGGGCGACGCCCAGGTCCACCCCTTCCCGGCCTCGCGCTTCGACGTGGCCGTGAGCCGGTTCGGGATCATGTTCTTCGCCGATCCGGTCGCCGCGTTCGCCAACATCGGCCGCGCGCTGCGACCGGGCGGGCGCCTGGTGATCCTGTCCCTGCGGAGGATGGAGGAGAACGACCTGGGTGCCGTCTTCGCGGCGATGGCGGAGCACCTGCCGTCGAGCCCCGCCCCGGCCGGGCCCGGCGCTCCCGGACCGGAGTCGCTGGCCGACCCGGTCCGCGTCCGCGAGGTGCTCACCGGCGCGGGCTTCGAGAAGGTGACCTCCACGCCTGTCGAGGCGCCTCAGGTGTGGGGCCGGGACGCCGCCGACGCGGCCGGTTTCCTCGGAGCGTGGGGGCCCGTCCGCTTCATCCTCGACCAGGTCGACAAGGCCACCGCGGCCCGCGCCCTCGACGCGCTCACGGTGGCGCTGCGGCCCTACGAGGAGCCCGGCGCCGTACGGCTGCGCGGCGCCGCCTGGCTGACCACCGCCACCCGCCCCTGA
- a CDS encoding serine/threonine-protein kinase translates to MNTEGWAVSVPRGYRVGDWRVGRPIATGSWASVYLGVRDGEGATRSALKFLPTGTVTRRQLKYLREMTQREIRLHSRLQHSRLIRLRETLVVDDAGNPELDGACVLVMDLAERSLADLIRAGAPVPDAPRLIAEICEGIAYMHAERWVHGDLKPNNVLMMADGSVRLADFGLTTEMDGTHGYLPPVGSADHVPPERWGEPVSERGHAVRFSADVWALGVTACQLLTGHLPFSASTARARYVAAAEYAAGERPLTLPVSLPEAWRSWVGDCLTPDARVRPTAARQLYRARMLAGTVGASPRRTGTRMAGALAAALLVLAGASGAGMVAPSLADPFGRWLRSDSDIPREYRALIVEAGTMCGEPGLSPALVAGILKAESNFDAKLFDAAKNEYGLARWTPSVLQYYLPADRRGVVPTPPLSPEDSIPAVGRYLCVRLPLLARVPGDPGLLGAAAFRSSDEVIRQENGVPERFRAFVERVRKHRAEYQP, encoded by the coding sequence GTGAACACCGAGGGATGGGCGGTCAGTGTTCCCCGAGGGTATCGAGTCGGTGACTGGCGGGTCGGCAGGCCCATCGCCACGGGGAGCTGGGCGAGTGTCTACCTGGGAGTTCGAGACGGTGAGGGGGCGACGCGCTCGGCGTTGAAGTTTCTGCCCACGGGCACGGTCACCCGGCGGCAGTTGAAATATCTCAGGGAGATGACGCAGCGGGAAATACGCCTGCACAGCAGGCTCCAGCATTCCCGGCTGATCCGGCTACGCGAAACGCTCGTCGTCGACGACGCCGGAAATCCCGAACTCGACGGCGCGTGCGTTCTGGTCATGGACCTGGCGGAACGGTCGCTGGCCGATCTGATTCGAGCGGGGGCTCCCGTTCCCGACGCGCCAAGACTGATCGCCGAGATCTGCGAGGGAATAGCGTACATGCACGCCGAGAGATGGGTGCATGGAGATCTCAAGCCCAATAACGTGCTCATGATGGCCGACGGCTCGGTACGCCTCGCCGACTTCGGCCTGACCACCGAGATGGACGGGACTCACGGTTATCTCCCCCCGGTGGGCTCCGCGGACCACGTGCCCCCCGAGCGCTGGGGCGAACCCGTGAGCGAACGGGGGCACGCCGTGCGATTCTCGGCCGACGTCTGGGCGCTGGGCGTGACGGCGTGCCAACTGCTCACCGGCCATCTCCCCTTCAGTGCCTCGACCGCTCGCGCACGTTACGTCGCCGCCGCCGAGTACGCGGCCGGCGAGCGCCCTCTGACGCTTCCGGTCTCGCTTCCCGAGGCCTGGCGTTCCTGGGTGGGTGACTGCCTGACCCCCGACGCGAGGGTCCGGCCCACCGCGGCCCGCCAGCTCTACCGGGCGCGGATGCTGGCCGGCACCGTCGGAGCCTCGCCCCGGCGAACGGGCACCCGGATGGCGGGGGCGCTGGCCGCGGCCCTTCTGGTGCTCGCCGGCGCCTCGGGGGCCGGGATGGTCGCCCCATCCCTGGCCGACCCGTTCGGGCGTTGGTTGCGCTCCGACTCCGACATCCCCCGGGAGTATCGCGCGCTGATCGTCGAAGCCGGCACGATGTGCGGCGAGCCTGGGCTGAGCCCGGCACTGGTCGCCGGAATACTGAAGGCGGAGAGCAACTTCGACGCGAAGCTGTTCGACGCGGCCAAGAACGAGTACGGCCTCGCGCGCTGGACGCCGTCGGTGCTGCAGTACTACCTGCCCGCCGACCGCCGCGGCGTCGTCCCCACCCCGCCCCTGTCACCCGAGGACAGCATCCCCGCCGTCGGCCGCTATCTGTGCGTACGGCTACCCCTGCTGGCCAGGGTGCCCGGAGATCCCGGCCTGCTGGGAGCCGCGGCGTTCCGCTCCTCCGACGAGGTGATCCGCCAGGAGAACGGGGTTCCCGAACGTTTCCGGGCGTTCGTCGAACGGGTGCGGAAGCACCGGGCCGAATACCAGCCGTGA
- a CDS encoding winged helix-turn-helix domain-containing protein: MRTILLQADGSDTEPAVVELSPGHEVIFGRGTSNAPVDFLLDHPGISRRAGIIQAVEDYWLLTNLSHDSTLVVENPEGGGEFLKVAPRRAAAPVPFEFARVVLPVAGGACSFLVFASQHSFIDPDAPETSAVGEPTVSGFPLDETAKYFLVLIALCEPRLRDCASSVIPTVPEVLERLREVPGCAGLTRAAVNFHIDYLARTKLRVKPSSGSRKADWQRAALVSVALRFDLVREEHLKRLGT, encoded by the coding sequence ATGCGGACGATCCTCTTGCAAGCCGATGGCTCCGACACCGAACCGGCCGTCGTCGAACTTTCTCCAGGCCACGAGGTCATTTTTGGTCGCGGAACGTCGAACGCCCCGGTCGACTTCCTGCTGGACCATCCGGGAATATCCCGGCGGGCCGGGATCATCCAGGCCGTGGAGGATTACTGGCTGCTCACCAATCTCAGCCACGACTCCACCCTGGTCGTGGAGAATCCCGAAGGTGGAGGGGAGTTCCTCAAGGTAGCTCCGCGGCGGGCGGCGGCGCCCGTGCCGTTCGAGTTCGCCCGCGTGGTGCTCCCGGTGGCGGGCGGCGCCTGTTCGTTCCTGGTGTTCGCCTCACAGCACAGCTTCATCGACCCCGACGCGCCCGAGACCTCGGCGGTCGGCGAGCCGACGGTCTCCGGCTTTCCCCTCGACGAGACCGCGAAATACTTCCTCGTGCTGATCGCGCTCTGCGAGCCGCGCCTCCGTGACTGCGCGTCCTCGGTCATCCCGACGGTGCCGGAGGTGCTGGAGCGGCTGCGTGAGGTTCCCGGCTGCGCGGGACTGACCCGGGCCGCGGTCAACTTCCACATCGACTATCTGGCACGTACGAAATTGCGCGTCAAACCGTCGTCCGGTTCACGCAAGGCCGACTGGCAACGCGCCGCGCTGGTCTCCGTCGCGCTGCGCTTCGACCTGGTGCGGGAGGAGCACCTGAAACGGCTGGGCACCTGA
- a CDS encoding RNA polymerase sigma factor, with product MTQRDRFEAVYDAHYPAIHQYAARRTRSPDDVADVISETFLTAWRRIGDVPEGERALLWLYGVARRVLANQQRGTSRRAVLADRLRDELIADRPTTPVDLEYVRAAFDQLPERDREVLALACWEGLTSEQIAKVMGCTAITARTRLHRARKRLAAALKWQRSSTIVMEEA from the coding sequence GTGACACAGCGAGATCGCTTCGAAGCGGTCTATGACGCGCACTACCCGGCGATACATCAGTACGCCGCCCGCCGTACCCGCTCCCCCGACGACGTGGCCGACGTCATCTCCGAGACGTTTCTCACCGCCTGGCGGCGCATCGGCGACGTGCCCGAGGGCGAGCGGGCGCTGCTCTGGTTGTACGGTGTGGCCCGCCGCGTGCTGGCCAACCAACAACGCGGTACCTCACGCAGAGCCGTACTGGCCGACCGGCTCCGTGACGAGTTGATCGCCGACCGGCCGACCACACCGGTCGATCTGGAGTATGTCCGCGCCGCCTTCGACCAGTTGCCCGAGCGTGACCGCGAGGTCCTGGCACTCGCCTGCTGGGAGGGATTGACCAGCGAGCAGATCGCCAAAGTCATGGGGTGTACGGCTATCACCGCCCGGACCCGCCTGCACCGGGCGCGCAAACGGCTGGCGGCGGCGCTGAAATGGCAGCGGTCCTCAACGATCGTGATGGAGGAAGCATGA
- a CDS encoding ester cyclase, protein MPNAWQIKRRLSEAVNTHDLHRVLGFYSPDAVLVSPTGIAEGHEQIAWVYEQLFKGFPDLHQTIWMEVPCDDPVVAEWTFTGTHTGSFLLPDGREAEGTERRIIVRGSCVSYVADDMIITHREYFDQLEMYSQLGFGLARLDLHAA, encoded by the coding sequence ATGCCCAATGCCTGGCAGATCAAACGCCGGCTGTCCGAGGCGGTCAACACCCATGATCTGCACCGAGTACTCGGGTTCTACAGCCCGGACGCCGTCCTCGTCTCACCGACGGGCATAGCGGAAGGACATGAGCAGATCGCCTGGGTCTACGAGCAGCTCTTCAAGGGTTTCCCTGACCTTCACCAGACGATCTGGATGGAGGTCCCCTGCGACGATCCCGTGGTCGCGGAATGGACGTTTACCGGCACCCACACGGGGTCCTTCCTTCTGCCTGACGGGCGCGAGGCGGAAGGGACCGAACGTCGCATCATCGTCCGCGGTTCATGCGTGTCCTACGTCGCCGACGACATGATCATTACGCACCGGGAGTACTTCGATCAGCTGGAGATGTACAGCCAGCTCGGCTTCGGCCTGGCCAGGCTCGATCTCCACGCCGCGTAG
- a CDS encoding TetR/AcrR family transcriptional regulator has translation MSPRKAAALRDGEGDRSLREHLIAAAERLMAQRGTAGLTVRDIAREARVADGVLYNHFAGKEELLALALHAHVQTVERELGELPIRAGSDTVEDNLRVYITRGLALHAAILPSFAGLLAQPEVLIRFANLPNPMAGGRGLRADLAVYLRAERNLGRLAPDANAEAAATMIIGACHELVLPHLLRGGAATALEIPSGFVEDLLTTVLNGIGPARTL, from the coding sequence ATGTCACCGAGAAAAGCAGCCGCCCTGCGTGACGGCGAGGGCGACCGGAGCCTGCGCGAGCACCTGATCGCCGCCGCCGAACGCCTCATGGCCCAGCGCGGCACCGCCGGGCTCACCGTACGCGACATCGCCCGCGAGGCCCGGGTCGCCGACGGCGTGCTGTACAACCACTTCGCGGGCAAGGAAGAGTTGCTCGCGCTCGCCCTGCACGCCCACGTCCAGACCGTCGAGCGCGAGCTGGGCGAGCTGCCCATCCGTGCCGGGAGCGATACGGTCGAGGACAACCTGCGCGTCTATATCACCCGGGGGCTGGCGCTGCACGCCGCGATCCTGCCCTCCTTCGCGGGCCTGCTCGCCCAGCCTGAGGTTCTCATCCGGTTCGCGAACCTGCCCAACCCGATGGCGGGCGGCCGGGGACTACGCGCGGACCTGGCCGTATACCTGCGTGCCGAGCGGAATCTCGGCCGTCTGGCCCCGGACGCCAACGCCGAGGCCGCCGCCACGATGATCATCGGCGCCTGTCACGAGCTGGTCCTGCCCCACCTGCTCCGCGGCGGCGCGGCGACCGCGCTGGAGATCCCCTCCGGCTTCGTCGAGGACCTGCTCACCACGGTGCTGAACGGCATAGGCCCGGCCCGTACCCTCTAG